One segment of Candidatus Methylomirabilota bacterium DNA contains the following:
- a CDS encoding glycosyltransferase family 2 protein — protein MTGAPPTELVSIVIPVHNEQDNVTPLLESIRDALEGLGRPYELIVVDDGSTDGTAARLREAAARFPSLHVVRLRSNFGQSAALAAGFDLARGELVVTMDGDRQNDAADIPRLLDKLKEGYDVVSGWRHERQDPLWSRRVPSRLANALISWITGVHLHDYGCALKVYRREILRDIALYGEMHRFLPALARWVGATIGEVPVGHWPRRSGVSKYGLGRTVRVLLDLLTVKFLMSYWTRPIQIFGLLGLLVGGSGVLLAAVLSYQRIVQGVPLANRPILLLAVLLVVVGFQFVSIGLLGEMLVRTYHESQRKPVYIVREIISGGGGS, from the coding sequence GTGACCGGAGCGCCCCCGACCGAGCTCGTCTCGATCGTCATCCCGGTGCACAACGAGCAAGACAACGTGACGCCGCTCCTGGAGAGCATCCGGGACGCGCTCGAGGGGCTGGGCCGCCCGTACGAGCTGATCGTGGTGGACGACGGCTCGACCGACGGCACGGCTGCCCGGCTCCGGGAGGCCGCCGCCCGCTTCCCGAGCCTTCACGTCGTCCGGCTGCGCAGCAACTTCGGCCAATCGGCGGCGCTGGCCGCCGGCTTCGACCTGGCCCGGGGAGAACTGGTGGTCACCATGGACGGCGACCGCCAGAACGACGCCGCCGACATCCCGCGCCTCCTCGACAAGCTCAAGGAGGGATACGACGTCGTGAGCGGCTGGCGCCACGAGCGCCAGGACCCCCTCTGGTCGCGACGGGTTCCCTCCCGCCTGGCCAACGCCCTCATCTCGTGGATCACCGGCGTCCACCTCCACGACTACGGGTGCGCGCTCAAGGTCTATCGCCGCGAGATCCTGCGCGACATCGCGCTGTACGGCGAGATGCACCGCTTCCTGCCCGCGCTCGCCCGCTGGGTGGGGGCGACCATCGGCGAGGTCCCGGTCGGGCACTGGCCGCGCCGGAGCGGGGTCTCCAAGTACGGGCTCGGGCGGACCGTGCGCGTACTCCTCGACCTCCTGACCGTCAAGTTCCTGATGAGCTACTGGACACGGCCCATCCAGATCTTCGGGTTGCTGGGGCTCCTGGTCGGCGGCAGCGGCGTGCTCCTGGCCGCGGTCCTGTCCTATCAGCGCATCGTCCAGGGAGTCCCGCTCGCCAACCGTCCGATTCTGCTCCTGGCCGTGCTGCTGGTCGTGGTGGGCTTCCAGTTCGTCAGCATCGGGCTCCTGGGTGAAATGCTCGTGCGCACCTATCACGAGTCCCAGCGGAAGCCCGTCTACATCGTGCGGGAGATCATCTCCGGGGGGGGCGGATCCTGA